The DNA segment AAAACTTCTCTAGTTTACTTAATTCCATTTGCAGACTATATTATTGTGTGTTCAGCATCAATACATGGgcctgattttgtttttcataatgtaTATTCTGATAACTTTTCATGAATGGGCTTTATcatcaaatagattttaaatcattttgggAAACGGGGCATATCTGTAAAAAGCATTTACTCTCTCTCTAATTCTAGTTAGCCACTGGAAGCTCTgcagtctgtctctctctctctcttttttatttttcaggttcaatgcagggcttgaactcacaaccctgagatcaagacttgagctgaggtcaagagtcagatgtgcgactgactgagccactcaggtgccccctgcaGTCTCTTGATAACATTCCTGACTAACCAAAGGATCAGCTGCAAGTATCTGGAAAACACATACCTTTTTCTatccattttcaaataaagtaggtcagtatttatgaaaaattaatcaGAACTATAATGCACTAAATTTATCTATTATCAGGACATAGTTtcctaaatgaataaaaaatattctatttgatAGAATTTGTATCATAAATGGataccaatttaaaaattataatagaatCTAATACTGGGAATGCATTAATTGAAACTAAGCCTTTTCTTGATAGTCCAGAAGGTActgaaatattttgtagaatCTTAACACTTTCATTATGACTATCAATTATGATCATACCACAGCAGTTGAAATCTCTAATACAACTTCCATCAACAGAATGCTTATTTCAATATGCAATATTTCAACAATACTCAAAGAATGTGATCATTTGGTAAAAGGATGGATTAATAATAATCATTGTGATAAAGATATTACCTTATATTTGCAAGTGTTATTTTCCTCAAgtgttttcaaatacaaaattgGAGTTAGGTTACTGAGAAATTAAACATTAAAGGCTCCAGGGTATCCTGATTTGGTTTATTATCTCATAAAACAAATGTCGTTGAGAATTCAGATAATCTGAGCAGGTCCATCCAACCTACCTTGTGTCTGATATATGCTGCCAAATGAGTTTCAGTACAGCCGCCTCCCAACAAAACGTACGGTTCCTTGATTGTTAGCTGCAAAACATGCAGTGCGGTTTGACATGTGAGCTGAAAAAGAGACGAATCATCAGAATCAGACATTGACATCGGATTCACAAAGAAATATAACCATGTTTTCAAGGGAACTTAGATAGTAGACTCAAAGAGCTGGATTTTAATTGCAAAAGAACAGAGCTTGTGTTGCCAAGGTTGTAATGtaacaaatacattttggaataataaaaaccagagattaaagaaaaatattttagccaGATGTTTGTTTCCATGGACCAGATTAGTATCATCTTTCATATGCACTTAGCTCTTCAAACTGAGATTCACAAATGGATGGCCTCAAAATAACTGGGTCAGCAAGGTTTGCTAGTATTtctactaaaaaaattatttccgtCTAAATAAATTAGCTGTATACATGCTATATAATTTCTTTCAAGTTGCTATGGAAGTAATAACAGCTATAACCCAGtagtagtaaaaagaaaaacacagagaccTTTCATGTTTACCAAGGATATATCCTTGACTATATACAAATCTTTAAGTTTGTGACCAATACCATAGGTTATCACTTCTCTTATAATGTATAAAAGTTGCATGTGTTATTGCTGGTAGAAGACGACAAACTCTATCAAGAGGTGGATGATGGGTATGGCTGGGGAACTCATTTTCTCGGTGAATTATTCATACACGTTAGCATCAAAGAGTACACAGTTCAAGTTAATTGCTAAGAAAAGTTCACGTCAAGGACTTTTAGATTGCATGTGAATACTAGAAATAACTGGTAGCACTCGCCAAGTCTCCTGTAATCTCACAGGCAAGTCAGTCAGCTTACTTAGGActtttaattctgtcatttttgttgtttttgctttctaaATCACCTGGGAaagttatgaaaaacaaaatacatagtCCGACTATTTAATCCCGGCCTCAGCCCCTAAATAATGGAATTCAGTTTGTGACCTACCTTTAGCTCATCCCAGGCAGTGTCATTTCTGTTGCAGAGAAGCAAGCTGCAGATAGTTGCTTCATTAGGaataagatgaagaaaatgtttgaagCCAAATTTTGCAGGGCACAAATCTTTCACGCTTCCGTAACTACTAGGAGAGATTGAGCCTAGGGAACCAATAGGCTGTGTTCCTATTTTTTGAAGTTCAGAAAAGACAAAACGTATGAGTAAAGATGGAAcatacaataatttaaaattgattcCTAGCCAATATAAAAGTCCCACAAGCATACACTTTAAAGCATGAAATATAGAATAACAAGATGcttctttattattatcattattttttttatattatgttagtcaccatacggtacatccccagtccttgatgtaaagttccatgattcatgagttctgtacaacacccagtgcaccatgcaatacgttccctcctcactacccatcaccagcccatcccattcccccacccacaaGATGCTTCTAAAACCTATAAAATAAGTAGTATTCTGCTATTAAAGtaatagagaaataaagcaaagcaGAGGTTCTTTTTTGTTTACAGACTTCTTTGAACATCTGTTAGGAGCTATTTTTTACTCTCTAGAAAAAGGCACACAAAAATGTGCATACATTTTCTGGGAGCTTACAAAATTTGCAAGAACCCAGAAAATAATCACTCACTGAACAATTAAACTTCTTTGAATATTCTTCTTCTTAAGTCGCAAACAATAAGGAATACTGAGTAATCTGaaatttaaggattaaaaaaaaaaaccacctacaGGTTGTGTTATTTCACTTGGTGGATGCAACAGAGAATCTATTGTAGATGAGCCACTGGACATAAAGCGAGTCTGTCATATCATTTAACTTTTCTGGGTGGGCCTCCCCATAGGagagtaaaatggggataatgtcTGCTTCACAAGTAAAGCAAATCAAATGCTCAGTGCTGTGTACGCCATGACAAGCTTCAAACACACCAGTGGCCCACACACAATAACCCTACTACTTAATCCAGATCAATAAGGAATTATTCCTGAAAGGGGGAGAAAGTAGGTAATGTTAACCTAGATACACTAGGGAGGGTGGAAAACATAGTTTACCTAAGCCATGGGCTTGGTATaattgttttttcccttcctttttatctCAAAAGGTCTCTGCTCCCAAGATCCAGGACTAAAGCTCTGGCTACTTATATCATGTTGTAGTTATATGTGGGGTAAGTAGGAGTCGTGGGCTCGTGTGGAAACCCAGTGCCCACTTACACCATTGTTTCTATGacaaatgttaaacattttaatttctttagagagggagtgagtgaatcttaagcagattccacacccagcatggagcttgatgcggggcttgatcccacaaccctgagatcatgaccctgaactgaagtcaagagttggatatggatgcttaaccgactgagacacccaggcaccatTTAAAAAACTAATCTGTAGCACCCAATATTCACAGCTGGAAAAGTCATGAAAaaccagtaaatatttaaaactatggGTCTGATCCAGAACATCAACAAGGAGTTCCACAGAactatttccattatttcttaataatttccACTTCGACAATCATAGGACAGCCTTATAGAGATAAGGCAATAACCCAGATATTAGGTATTCAATACTGGCATTCATACTACTGCTTTTTGAAGATTTGTAATAACACTAAAAATAGTGAACTTTAACAATGGCTTAAATCTGATAAATGTTGCAGTCGATCAGATTGGAATGACTGATAGGCTGTCAATGCATTTCAAAGGATTGAAAGTGGCTCAAATCACGAACTCTACATTGTCATGTTTCTTTGGCTGTAACAGATGAATATCCTTATGTCtgattttaaattgtaaaatacagTGAACTTCTTGCCTGTTAAAATTCTCTATCTTACCAAATATTAGTCAATTCAACAGACATTTTAGAACACCTCCTGTGGACCAGGCCTGTTGtcagtgctaaaaataaaagacaatccTGATTCTCAAGGAGCTCAGCTGGAAATATCTGGGATATTTAAAGCTagtgcgtgtgcgtgcacgcacacatcCACCCACCTACTCACCCTTAATTAGGAATTACTATTTAGGCAGTACAGTAGTGAAGAAGAAGTGAAGGAAAGGATATTTCAGCTGCAAAATTACCTTCTGAATATAATGTGATTTCTACTTGTAAAATTCAAGTAGAATTTTGTGTAAAGTATGAAAGACCTTAGGATTATGAGGCTGTTAAACTTAATTGGAGGGTTAATGGTTTGAGTATAACAGACTCTGTAGTCCTTTCTGGGgctggaaaatacagagaaatcgTCATAAACACTCACTTTTAAGTAAATGAACATTATAGGATATTTTTGAGAAGCCACCTTTGCTGGCAGAAATGATACACATGCTGTGAGTTGGCAGCTTCTAGAATTTTTCAAGATGTTAACAGTGACACCAAGAATGTCTCTGCTCAAAAAACAGTGTGATTTATTAACTGTAAGGGGCAAAAGCAGAAGGTGCTTTTTACCTGTCACTTTACTCAGGGGTTCCATCAGAGCCACTCCAACTCTGTCTACGGCAATTACACGGTGCACACTGAGAAACTGTTTCAAAGATGGGTGTATAACTTTTTGGCACATGACGAGATCTACGTGATCGCTAACGAGCTGCCTTCCTAAGTTAAGCAACTGCTCCAGGACTGCATTTTCAAGAGAGACCCCGGAACTGACCACCACAGTTCCATCTCCAGTATCAGAGAGATCTCCAGATAAAGAAGCACAAAAAAGTGCCACCTTGAAGGCATCTGATTTTTTGATAGGTAAGATCTTCATTAATTGAACTTCTGACACTTCAATAAGTATTCCAGGGAATACAGTAGAATCTAGAACTCTTTGACCTTTTAAAGGCACAATTATACTCTTTCCTAAAATGAGGCGGTCTTTGGCATTTTCTGGAATTGTAAGCAAAAAGGCTCTCAGAACCAAAGCACTGATATGGTCTGTTTCCTCTCTGGTGAGCATACAGGCAGGTTTACTTGTTACTATACTGCGCACCAAACAAAGGAGGCGCTGAGGACTGCTAAAGTCAACTAGAACTCGACAAGCACAGGACTCGGACTTGAGGTAACTGGTGCAGAGGCGCAAAAGATGCTGGTTTAATTTAATAACAGTGGTGGGCGTCAAGCCTAGTCTCTGAACATTTTCAATCAGATTGCAGCAAAGAATGGCCATGAATAAGCCACAGTCACTGAAGCACGACACATGATTCTGCATGGATGTTGTCAGGATCTTTAAAATGGGATGGGTGACGGGAAGGTTAGAGAGCAGGGCCGATGACTGTGAGGTCGTGCACACGCAGCCTCCAAGGCCGTTGTGCACCTGCTTCAGCCTGCCTGAAGGGCCATAGCTCGATGTCAGGATTCCTTTCAAGACACAAAGTGTAGCCCTGACTCTCTCATTTGTCAGTGGTTCACTTTTACACAACGACGGCTTTTTAGCTTCTAAACGAGACATCTTATCAGGTGATACTTGgtgaaaacagtttttattttgttaaccatatttttctctttattgcatTGTCATGGGTCTtgacatttaggaaaaaaaaattattctttaggAATGAAAGTCTTGAATATGCAGTACTGTGGCTATTAATTAAATAGCTCCAGGTTTATGAAGCTAATTAGCATGTAATGACTTAATGACATATTAgtaattccaaatatttatttttacttcattcttcAATATTCTGTTGTTTGCCTCTAGATTGAGATTGAGATTTTACAGATTGTTTTGCAGCCCTCTGTATAAAGTATGTTCCAAGATGGACACCTATGAAAGACACCCCAGCTACAAGAAGCCAGTTCTTTCTAATCCAGctggtgtttttcatttcttctttcaatatCAAGCTCAGATTCAAAGATGCTTCTTTctataagaaataaaggaaaaacattttagagaaataaGTCCAAAACATTTAATAGAATGCAGTTTAATATTCTGATGCTCTGCTCCCTCTTTAGAAAAAGGAATTACCAACTGGCACAAGCCTCcacaaaatgagaaatgtaaatCCACTTAGACTAAACAGTCATTCCTTTATTCTTCAATGAATCCCTCCAAGAAAAAGTACtgatatttgaataattttggaATGCAGAACAACATCGCTAAAAAGCTTACAGTACAGTTATTTGAATATGATCTGCTTCtagaaaagaaatgctgcattATAAAACTCATTATAAAAcaaagagtcttaaaaaaaagatcccaaatgtttttattctcttatatCAGGATTTAatgttatgttttcttctataattttggTTTACTTGGAAACTGTAGGTCTGAACAAAGATCCACGTACATCAAATCCTGCCtgtaaataattatgaaataagagAACTGTTAGTCTCCCTACTATAGACACACTCTGTATTATATAGGCCATCTCTAGCTGTATAAATCTGCACAGCACATTGTCCCAAAGAATAAACCATGTTTTCAATATTTGGCTAACTTCAAAGTAATTTTCTATAGCTTTATTCTATCAATCAATTGTCAGT comes from the Ailuropoda melanoleuca isolate Jingjing chromosome 13, ASM200744v2, whole genome shotgun sequence genome and includes:
- the MKKS gene encoding McKusick-Kaufman/Bardet-Biedl syndromes putative chaperonin, yielding MSRLEAKKPSLCKSEPLTNERVRATLCVLKGILTSSYGPSGRLKQVHNGLGGCVCTTSQSSALLSNLPVTHPILKILTTSMQNHVSCFSDCGLFMAILCCNLIENVQRLGLTPTTVIKLNQHLLRLCTSYLKSESCACRVLVDFSSPQRLLCLVRSIVTSKPACMLTREETDHISALVLRAFLLTIPENAKDRLILGKSIIVPLKGQRVLDSTVFPGILIEVSEVQLMKILPIKKSDAFKVALFCASLSGDLSDTGDGTVVVSSGVSLENAVLEQLLNLGRQLVSDHVDLVMCQKVIHPSLKQFLSVHRVIAVDRVGVALMEPLSKVTGTQPIGSLGSISPSSYGSVKDLCPAKFGFKHFLHLIPNEATICSLLLCNRNDTAWDELKLTCQTALHVLQLTIKEPYVLLGGGCTETHLAAYIRHKTCNEPESILKDDGCTQTELQLITEAFCSALESVAGSLEHDGGEVLTDMKYGHFWSAQAESPSVVHWPDLLSRCGCGLHNSQEELRWSFLKTTQHPFAPQTCLPHEATGSANNLTLDCFTAKLSGLQVAVETANLILDLSYIIEDKN